One Methanomassiliicoccales archaeon DNA window includes the following coding sequences:
- a CDS encoding ribose 1,5-bisphosphate isomerase, which yields MGIEEIAEQIRSMKIRGAGEIARTAALALRDLALSYDGDDIEQFRALLQKGKEILLSTRPTAVSLWNAVHAVIKNMKNFNSVDELKSMIVKNADHFVTKSREAVRVIGEIGSRRINSGDCILTHCNSKAALSVIKTAHAQGKDVEVIATESRPWRQGLLTVRELAAHQIPTTLIIDSAVRWAMKKVDLVIVGADTVASNGAVINKIGTSQIALIAEEARVPFVVCAETYKFSPRTLFGELVEIEERDAGEIVNRNEIPDNVKVLNPVFDATPPEYIDSIVTELGLISPYAAYEIIVRELGEEFIFEKGGEWNGVF from the coding sequence ATGGGTATTGAAGAGATCGCGGAACAGATTAGAAGCATGAAGATTCGCGGTGCTGGTGAGATTGCGAGAACAGCCGCACTTGCCCTGAGAGATCTTGCACTTTCATATGACGGGGATGATATTGAACAGTTCCGAGCACTTCTCCAGAAAGGAAAGGAAATACTGTTGTCGACGAGGCCAACCGCGGTATCTCTTTGGAATGCTGTCCACGCTGTTATAAAAAACATGAAGAACTTCAATTCCGTCGACGAGTTAAAATCGATGATTGTGAAAAATGCCGATCACTTCGTCACGAAATCAAGGGAAGCCGTCAGAGTAATAGGGGAGATTGGGTCGAGGAGAATTAATTCGGGCGACTGCATTCTCACCCATTGTAACAGTAAAGCTGCCCTGAGCGTCATCAAGACCGCACATGCGCAGGGGAAGGATGTGGAGGTCATCGCTACCGAGTCAAGACCGTGGAGGCAGGGACTATTGACTGTCAGAGAACTTGCTGCACACCAGATTCCCACGACGCTCATCATCGACAGCGCGGTGAGATGGGCGATGAAGAAAGTCGATCTGGTTATTGTCGGTGCAGACACGGTAGCTTCAAATGGCGCTGTGATCAACAAGATCGGGACGTCACAGATTGCATTGATTGCCGAGGAGGCGAGGGTACCGTTCGTCGTCTGTGCCGAGACATACAAGTTTTCTCCACGCACATTATTTGGTGAGCTTGTTGAAATTGAAGAAAGAGATGCCGGTGAAATTGTCAACCGTAACGAGATCCCTGATAATGTCAAAGTACTCAATCCAGTCTTCGATGCGACCCCTCCAGAATATATCGATTCGATCGTAACGGAGCTTGGGCTGATCTCGCCCTATGCTGCTTATGAGATCATCGTCAGGGAGTTGGGAGAAGAATTCATTTTCGAGAAGGGTGGTGAGTGGAATGGAGTATTCTGA
- a CDS encoding methylenetetrahydrofolate reductase C-terminal domain-containing protein translates to MIIAEQKPLKEIIRNLEGHKKILVAGCRSCVAICLAGGEKEVGIVAESLKLYSDMHGRIWEVDEITVERQCEKEWVKEIKKIVLGKDAILSMACGVGAQVMQETYPDIRVVPGLNTSNMGAPEEQGVWREKCAGCGDCVLHLTGGICPIARCSKSLLNGPCGGSQNGRCEVNPETTPCAWDQIYHSLKKLGKLELMEEIIPPKNWITSHSGGPRRIVKQEAILTSEEKAVKGGME, encoded by the coding sequence ATGATCATCGCTGAACAGAAACCGCTGAAAGAGATCATCAGGAATTTAGAGGGGCATAAGAAGATCCTTGTCGCAGGCTGTAGATCCTGCGTCGCGATCTGCCTTGCAGGTGGGGAAAAAGAAGTTGGCATTGTTGCGGAGTCGCTGAAACTCTATTCTGATATGCACGGTCGCATTTGGGAAGTTGACGAAATTACCGTCGAGCGGCAATGCGAAAAGGAATGGGTTAAGGAGATCAAGAAAATCGTTCTGGGGAAGGACGCTATCCTTTCAATGGCCTGTGGCGTAGGCGCTCAGGTCATGCAGGAGACTTACCCAGACATCAGGGTGGTTCCTGGCCTAAACACCTCGAACATGGGTGCTCCCGAAGAACAAGGGGTATGGCGCGAGAAATGCGCGGGGTGTGGGGACTGCGTGCTCCATCTTACTGGTGGTATCTGCCCCATTGCCAGATGTTCGAAGAGCCTCCTCAACGGGCCGTGCGGTGGGTCGCAAAATGGGAGGTGCGAGGTTAACCCTGAGACGACACCATGCGCCTGGGACCAGATATACCATAGCCTCAAGAAACTCGGAAAACTCGAGCTGATGGAGGAGATAATTCCGCCTAAAAATTGGATCACAAGCCACAGCGGCGGACCGCGAAGGATCGTTAAACAGGAGGCGATACTCACCTCCGAGGAGAAAGCGGTGAAGGGGGGCATGGAATGA
- a CDS encoding dihydropteroate synthase: protein MIIIGEKINGLFASVSKAIDRRDAGYIQELALSQVKHGAHILDINTGPGREDAPAVMEWLVKTVQEVVDVPLSIDTPGPKTMEAGLKACKNKPIMNSTTAERKRMEKFFPLCKEYDAEIICLTLDERGIPNDAQSRAEMAMLMMTTAMEYDIMPEKIYLDPLILPVGAAQDQCKKVIEAIRIFQTLNEPPPRTVVGLSNVSNLTKERSLLNRTYLAMLMGAGLTAAICDPLDEELMKIVKAGEILLNQRLYCDDFLRA from the coding sequence ATGATCATCATCGGTGAGAAGATAAACGGGCTTTTCGCATCTGTGTCAAAGGCGATCGATCGTCGCGATGCGGGTTATATTCAGGAACTTGCATTATCGCAGGTCAAGCATGGGGCGCATATTCTCGATATCAATACGGGACCTGGGAGGGAAGACGCGCCAGCTGTTATGGAATGGCTCGTGAAAACAGTTCAAGAGGTTGTCGACGTGCCGCTCAGCATTGACACACCTGGACCTAAGACGATGGAAGCAGGCCTAAAGGCTTGCAAGAACAAGCCTATCATGAACTCGACGACGGCGGAGCGCAAGCGCATGGAGAAATTCTTCCCTCTATGCAAGGAATACGATGCGGAGATCATCTGTCTCACACTCGACGAGCGGGGAATCCCCAACGACGCGCAGTCGCGCGCTGAGATGGCAATGCTCATGATGACCACCGCTATGGAATACGATATTATGCCTGAGAAAATATACCTCGACCCGCTCATATTACCAGTCGGCGCTGCGCAGGATCAGTGTAAGAAAGTCATCGAAGCGATTCGGATTTTCCAGACATTGAACGAGCCTCCGCCACGGACAGTTGTTGGCCTGAGCAACGTCTCAAACCTGACGAAGGAGCGGAGCCTCCTAAATAGAACCTACCTCGCCATGCTCATGGGAGCCGGTTTGACAGCCGCGATATGCGATCCTCTGGACGAGGAGCTCATGAAGATCGTTAAAGCTGGGGAGATCCTGTTGAATCAGCGGCTGTATTGTGACGATTTCCTCAGGGCCTGA
- a CDS encoding hydrogenase iron-sulfur subunit, giving the protein MSSQMKIVGFCCNYCGYASADLAGLNHMEYSPDVMIIRLPCSGRVDVLHILRAFREGADAVFVAGCLEGNCNYEYGNIEAKKRVEYARRILSEIGIEGERVEMFNVASNMAWKFKEIVDEMVSRVERIGLSPLKKVTP; this is encoded by the coding sequence ATGAGCTCGCAGATGAAGATCGTCGGATTCTGTTGCAATTACTGTGGTTATGCATCAGCTGATCTCGCTGGACTAAATCACATGGAGTATTCACCTGATGTGATGATTATCAGATTACCGTGCTCTGGGAGAGTCGATGTTCTACACATCCTCAGAGCTTTTAGAGAGGGGGCTGACGCAGTATTCGTCGCTGGGTGTCTCGAGGGGAACTGCAATTACGAATATGGGAATATAGAGGCAAAGAAGAGAGTCGAATACGCAAGAAGAATACTATCAGAAATCGGGATAGAGGGGGAACGCGTCGAAATGTTCAATGTCGCATCAAATATGGCCTGGAAGTTTAAAGAAATTGTCGATGAGATGGTCTCAAGGGTTGAAAGGATAGGCCTAAGTCCGTTGAAGAAGGTGACCCCATGA
- the purH gene encoding bifunctional phosphoribosylaminoimidazolecarboxamide formyltransferase/IMP cyclohydrolase has product MKVERALISVSNKSGIVEFARGLKEFDVEIISTGGTARLLKENEVDVVEISEVTGFPEMLSGRVKTLHPFIFAGILARRDDPEHMRQLQEKGIKKIDMVVVNLYPFKETVLKHGSTIDEIIENIDIGGPSMIRAAAKNFDSVAVITNPRRYNYILEEMRKTDGAISKETLKALMVEAYRTTGVYDAMISNYFGREFGQEVFPDNLVLGFEKALDLRYGENPNQSAAFYVDPFATGVCISRAEKLHGKELSYNNILDLEAALDILRDFDRPTVAVLKHTNPCGIASADNIHDAFVAAYNVDPVAAFGCVIGINREVDDATAEEIGKHFVEAVIAPSYTPGALSILEKKKNIRILRTNAPITPDERPELKMKKIKGGLLAQTYDYVRLKPEDLKVVTKRKPTDFELKSMLFAWKVVKHVWSNAIVLAKDERVVGIGAGQMSRVDSSMIAAFKAKEDAKGSVMASDAFFPFRDGVDEAAKAGVTAIIQPGGSVRDDEVIKAADEHGMAMVFTGIRVFRH; this is encoded by the coding sequence ATGAAGGTTGAGAGGGCGCTGATCAGCGTTTCAAATAAAAGTGGAATCGTAGAATTCGCGAGGGGGCTCAAGGAGTTCGACGTCGAAATCATATCGACAGGCGGCACCGCTCGTCTTTTGAAAGAGAACGAAGTCGACGTTGTCGAAATCTCTGAAGTGACGGGATTCCCCGAGATGCTTAGCGGGCGAGTTAAAACACTTCATCCCTTCATCTTCGCAGGTATTCTCGCACGAAGGGATGATCCAGAACACATGAGGCAGCTCCAAGAAAAGGGTATCAAGAAGATCGATATGGTTGTTGTCAACCTCTATCCATTTAAGGAGACCGTTCTGAAACATGGGTCGACTATCGACGAGATCATCGAGAATATCGACATCGGCGGCCCGAGCATGATCAGAGCAGCAGCGAAGAACTTTGATTCCGTCGCTGTCATCACGAATCCGAGAAGGTACAATTATATCCTTGAGGAAATGCGGAAAACGGACGGTGCGATAAGCAAAGAAACACTCAAAGCCCTGATGGTCGAGGCATATAGAACGACGGGCGTTTACGATGCGATGATTTCAAATTATTTTGGGCGAGAATTTGGGCAGGAAGTCTTCCCAGATAATCTCGTGCTTGGATTCGAAAAGGCGCTCGATCTTCGGTACGGGGAGAACCCAAACCAATCAGCCGCCTTCTATGTCGATCCGTTTGCGACTGGTGTCTGCATCTCGCGAGCTGAAAAGCTGCACGGAAAAGAACTATCGTACAACAACATTCTTGATCTCGAAGCGGCGCTCGATATTTTAAGGGATTTCGACAGGCCAACGGTAGCGGTCTTGAAACACACAAACCCATGTGGGATCGCGAGCGCAGATAACATTCATGATGCGTTCGTGGCAGCGTATAATGTGGATCCAGTTGCGGCATTCGGTTGTGTCATCGGCATCAACAGGGAAGTCGACGATGCTACGGCAGAGGAAATCGGAAAGCACTTTGTAGAGGCAGTGATCGCACCGTCATATACACCGGGAGCGCTTTCGATTTTAGAAAAGAAGAAGAATATACGGATCCTGAGGACGAACGCACCAATCACCCCTGACGAAAGACCAGAGTTGAAAATGAAGAAGATCAAAGGCGGATTACTCGCCCAAACTTACGACTATGTCAGGCTCAAGCCAGAAGATCTCAAAGTCGTAACGAAGAGAAAGCCGACTGATTTTGAGTTGAAGTCGATGCTGTTCGCATGGAAAGTCGTCAAACATGTTTGGTCCAACGCCATTGTCCTCGCGAAAGATGAAAGGGTCGTCGGTATCGGTGCTGGTCAGATGAGCAGGGTCGATTCATCGATGATTGCTGCCTTCAAGGCGAAGGAGGATGCAAAAGGGAGCGTCATGGCATCGGATGCCTTCTTCCCCTTCAGGGACGGTGTAGACGAGGCGGCAAAAGCAGGTGTCACCGCCATCATCCAGCCTGGAGGTTCTGTGAGGGACGACGAAGTCATCAAGGCAGCAGATGAGCACGGAATGGCGATGGTCTTCACGGGGATCCGAGTCTTCCGGCATTAG
- a CDS encoding RuBisCO large subunit C-terminal-like domain-containing protein — MEYSEKYLHLGESVDPDSHVICVYKVKTDLPIKTAAAAIATEQSTGTWTSISTLRDEVFQRLSGKVIDIKGRLVTIAFPVEDFSLDIGGVPQILSVIAGNLFGLEALKGVRLEDVQFPASIVKEFKGPKFGVEGIRRILKRPEKPLVGTIVKPKIGLSPKEMAMYVYEAGMGGLTNSKDDETLVNQRFCPLEDRVVAIAEALDRVKSESGHVMIHAINISTRGDKIVEVAERAQELGASEIMIDVLTCGFAAVQAVAEDPSIKVPIHVHRTMHAAITRNRDHGIAMKPLAKLTRMCGGDALHIGTFGVGKMKGSPKEDLESQIACTEEFFGLKSLISVCSGGIYPALVPELMKIAGNDIQIQAGGGVAGHPRGVRAGATAMVQAVDAAFHGIPLEDYASDHLELREALERWGRK; from the coding sequence ATGGAGTATTCTGAGAAGTATTTACATCTTGGTGAGAGCGTTGATCCAGACAGCCATGTCATCTGCGTCTACAAGGTCAAGACAGACCTACCGATAAAGACGGCAGCTGCTGCCATTGCAACTGAGCAATCAACGGGCACCTGGACTTCAATTAGCACGCTAAGAGATGAGGTTTTCCAGAGGTTGAGTGGAAAAGTCATCGATATCAAGGGGAGACTTGTAACCATCGCATTCCCGGTCGAGGATTTTAGCCTCGATATCGGAGGTGTGCCACAGATATTGAGTGTTATTGCTGGGAATCTCTTTGGACTAGAGGCGCTCAAGGGAGTCCGCCTTGAGGATGTTCAGTTCCCAGCCTCGATAGTTAAAGAATTCAAAGGTCCAAAATTCGGCGTGGAAGGGATAAGGAGGATACTCAAGAGACCTGAAAAGCCATTGGTGGGAACGATTGTGAAACCGAAAATAGGTCTGTCGCCGAAAGAGATGGCCATGTATGTTTATGAAGCGGGCATGGGCGGGCTTACAAACAGTAAAGATGACGAGACACTTGTCAACCAGAGGTTCTGCCCGCTCGAAGACCGTGTCGTCGCGATCGCGGAAGCGCTCGATAGAGTCAAGAGCGAAAGTGGCCATGTGATGATACACGCCATAAATATCTCAACGCGGGGCGACAAGATCGTTGAGGTCGCAGAGAGAGCGCAGGAACTCGGAGCGAGCGAGATCATGATCGATGTTCTGACCTGCGGGTTTGCCGCTGTCCAGGCAGTTGCTGAGGATCCGTCAATCAAGGTGCCTATTCATGTTCATCGCACCATGCATGCTGCGATCACGAGGAACAGAGACCATGGAATCGCGATGAAACCCCTAGCAAAACTTACCAGGATGTGCGGTGGGGACGCACTACACATTGGAACCTTCGGCGTAGGCAAGATGAAAGGCTCTCCAAAAGAAGATCTCGAGTCCCAGATAGCTTGCACCGAGGAGTTTTTCGGATTAAAGAGCCTTATCTCAGTTTGCTCAGGTGGCATCTATCCTGCCCTTGTGCCAGAGCTCATGAAAATCGCAGGAAACGATATACAGATCCAGGCGGGAGGTGGTGTCGCTGGTCATCCACGTGGCGTGAGAGCGGGGGCAACGGCGATGGTTCAAGCCGTTGACGCCGCGTTTCACGGCATTCCGCTCGAGGATTATGCTAGTGACCATTTGGAACTAAGAGAGGCACTTGAGAGGTGGGGGAGAAAATGA
- the polX gene encoding DNA polymerase/3'-5' exonuclease PolX, with translation MSNAKIAAILYEIADLLELKGVEFKPRAYRKAARNIETLGKDITEYYKEGKLEEIPGVGKAIAKKIREIIETGELNYLKQLREELPAGLLQLMEIPEIGPKTAMRLYKELKITNLHELKKAAEEHRIRRLKGFGEKSEENILKGIRIIEQRSGRMLLGYAYYYGKKIEQYIASVTKLRTVSVAGSLRRMKETIGDIDILVGSDNPSMVMDVFVSNPEVEEVLARGDTRGSVRLKDGVQVDIRVVSVDSYGAALQYFTGSKEHNIELRRLAIEKGYKINEYGVFTKDTGEKIAGRSEEEVYGILGLDYIPPELRENRGEIQAAADHQLPHLIEMDHIRGDFHVHTNLSDGSASIEEVAEECKRRGYEYFAITDHSETLKVAGGLSGQDLIESMETARKINERIDGFRILTGAEVEILSDGRLDYPDSILKDLDIVVAAVHSGFKMSKKEMTERILTAMANDYVTILAHPTGRVIEQRDPYEVDLERIIDEAKGKGVWLEINALPERLDLNDVNAKWAKENGVMMAIGTDAHSLDQLDYMTFGVATARRGWLEKGNVANTLGLKDLERTLGI, from the coding sequence ATGAGCAACGCGAAGATCGCGGCGATTCTGTACGAAATAGCCGATCTACTTGAGCTCAAGGGCGTCGAGTTCAAACCGAGGGCCTATAGGAAGGCGGCGAGAAACATCGAAACGCTCGGAAAAGACATCACCGAGTACTACAAAGAGGGCAAGCTCGAGGAAATACCAGGCGTCGGAAAGGCGATTGCGAAGAAAATCAGGGAGATCATCGAGACAGGGGAACTCAATTATCTCAAACAGCTAAGGGAGGAACTCCCGGCAGGTTTGCTCCAATTAATGGAAATACCAGAGATTGGTCCTAAGACTGCGATGCGATTGTATAAGGAATTGAAGATCACAAATCTCCACGAGCTGAAGAAGGCTGCCGAGGAGCATCGGATACGAAGGCTGAAAGGGTTTGGTGAAAAATCTGAAGAGAATATACTGAAAGGGATAAGGATCATTGAACAGCGCAGCGGTCGCATGCTGCTCGGCTATGCATATTATTATGGGAAAAAGATTGAGCAATATATCGCTTCAGTCACAAAACTGAGGACAGTAAGCGTTGCGGGGAGTCTCAGACGGATGAAAGAAACGATCGGCGATATCGACATACTTGTTGGAAGCGACAATCCCTCAATGGTCATGGACGTTTTTGTTTCGAACCCTGAAGTCGAGGAGGTCCTTGCGAGGGGCGACACAAGGGGGAGTGTCAGGTTAAAGGATGGCGTCCAGGTTGATATCAGGGTGGTCAGCGTCGATAGTTACGGAGCTGCCCTCCAGTACTTCACTGGATCTAAAGAGCATAACATCGAGCTGAGAAGGCTAGCGATTGAAAAGGGGTATAAGATCAACGAGTACGGCGTTTTCACTAAAGACACGGGCGAGAAAATCGCCGGTAGGAGTGAGGAGGAGGTCTACGGCATTCTCGGACTCGATTATATTCCACCTGAGTTGAGGGAGAACAGGGGCGAAATCCAGGCAGCTGCGGATCATCAGTTACCGCATCTTATTGAAATGGATCATATCCGCGGGGACTTTCACGTTCACACGAATCTAAGTGATGGAAGCGCATCGATCGAAGAGGTCGCTGAAGAATGTAAGCGGCGTGGTTATGAGTACTTCGCAATTACTGATCACTCCGAAACGCTCAAAGTCGCCGGCGGACTGAGTGGGCAAGACCTCATTGAGAGTATGGAAACGGCGAGAAAGATCAATGAGAGGATCGATGGATTCCGCATCCTTACAGGAGCTGAAGTGGAGATTCTGAGTGATGGGAGACTCGATTATCCAGACTCGATCCTGAAGGATCTAGACATCGTCGTTGCCGCTGTCCATTCTGGTTTTAAAATGAGTAAGAAGGAGATGACAGAGAGAATCCTCACCGCGATGGCAAACGATTATGTGACAATCCTCGCCCACCCGACAGGGCGCGTCATCGAGCAGCGTGATCCATATGAAGTTGATCTAGAGAGGATCATCGATGAGGCAAAGGGGAAAGGAGTATGGCTCGAGATCAATGCCCTGCCTGAGCGGCTTGACCTCAATGATGTGAATGCGAAGTGGGCGAAAGAGAATGGTGTCATGATGGCGATCGGGACCGACGCACACAGTCTCGATCAACTCGATTACATGACTTTCGGCGTGGCGACTGCCAGGAGAGGGTGGCTCGAAAAGGGGAATGTGGCCAATACGCTAGGTCTCAAGGACCTGGAAAGAACCCTTGGGATTTAG
- a CDS encoding 4Fe-4S binding protein, whose amino-acid sequence MSENVSFGKGDEMIALVTATRSSRPHRDLHIKDRIEVDDRVAVFLCRCGGAVSEKIDVDLIAREISEKDGRTVAYALDFACSSKGRGEIKRILREFGVGRFVIGGCSPKTHELVFRDLAIEAGINPFMFEIANIREQCAFVHRKEDAAHKAKALIAAAIAKCRLLVPSPYTRLEVASRKVLVIGNGITAIEAATRIVEEGIEVAIANPEDAFSLEKSGMICGGDLIESIEARLQRLRTNPFVKIFMNAEIVDFSGHVGQFRALVSTGTEEMDIECGAVVLAMDSIKKENSDADLREKGVIPLNLFEESERARTDQRRIVILLTQNEDTGSCRSNRDADVFEMATRIRQLNPKTEITIICRDVRTYGMHELVYKKAQEQGIRVIRTETEVRVEKDTGLSVIVDDASSGLTLRIPADVVFGEVPRTAGGTATIARTLRIPLTEGGFFRKTQVKLKPAATIREGIFLCGSAAEYAPALEFLLDAKAAASRAAALVKSRYIEIGGVVAEVTPEKCSACLTCVRSCPYEAPFIGEAGKAEIEIEKCRGCGICVGICPSKAIEMYFYSDPQLTTQVRSAIRGF is encoded by the coding sequence ATGAGTGAGAATGTCTCATTTGGCAAAGGAGACGAGATGATCGCACTCGTCACCGCAACAAGATCTTCTAGGCCTCATCGCGATCTTCACATCAAAGACCGGATCGAAGTGGATGATAGGGTCGCTGTGTTTCTCTGTAGATGCGGTGGCGCAGTTAGCGAGAAGATCGATGTCGATTTGATCGCAAGAGAGATTTCCGAAAAGGATGGAAGGACAGTCGCCTACGCGCTTGATTTTGCATGCTCCTCAAAGGGGAGGGGGGAGATCAAGAGGATTTTGCGAGAGTTTGGAGTCGGAAGGTTTGTCATTGGTGGATGTTCCCCAAAGACCCACGAGTTGGTTTTCCGGGATCTTGCGATTGAAGCGGGAATCAACCCATTTATGTTTGAGATCGCCAACATCAGGGAGCAGTGCGCCTTCGTACATCGAAAGGAAGATGCGGCACATAAGGCGAAGGCACTTATAGCCGCAGCGATTGCAAAGTGCAGACTTCTCGTCCCGTCGCCATACACCAGGTTGGAAGTTGCTAGTCGAAAAGTCCTTGTCATTGGAAATGGGATCACTGCGATTGAAGCAGCCACAAGAATCGTGGAAGAAGGCATAGAAGTGGCGATTGCCAACCCAGAAGATGCATTTTCTCTCGAGAAATCTGGGATGATATGCGGTGGAGATCTCATTGAGAGCATAGAGGCGCGATTACAACGACTCAGGACGAATCCTTTTGTAAAGATCTTCATGAACGCAGAAATTGTCGACTTTTCCGGACATGTTGGTCAATTCCGAGCACTCGTTTCAACGGGGACCGAGGAAATGGACATCGAATGCGGTGCTGTAGTTCTAGCAATGGACTCAATCAAAAAGGAGAATTCGGATGCGGATCTCAGAGAGAAGGGAGTGATTCCGCTAAATCTTTTTGAAGAGAGTGAGAGAGCAAGAACGGATCAGCGAAGAATTGTGATCCTACTAACACAGAACGAAGACACCGGTTCCTGCAGATCTAACAGGGATGCGGACGTCTTTGAAATGGCAACGCGCATCAGGCAACTCAACCCAAAGACAGAAATCACAATCATATGCAGGGATGTGCGGACCTACGGAATGCATGAACTTGTTTACAAGAAGGCCCAAGAACAAGGTATTAGGGTGATCCGGACTGAGACAGAAGTGCGCGTCGAGAAGGATACGGGACTTAGCGTCATCGTCGATGATGCTAGCTCTGGTTTAACGCTGAGAATTCCGGCAGATGTTGTCTTCGGAGAAGTCCCTAGAACAGCTGGTGGTACTGCAACAATCGCTCGCACTCTGAGAATACCACTAACGGAGGGCGGGTTTTTCAGGAAGACGCAGGTTAAACTAAAACCAGCTGCGACGATCCGGGAAGGTATTTTTCTCTGTGGCAGCGCTGCCGAGTACGCCCCTGCCCTCGAATTTCTGCTTGACGCCAAAGCCGCTGCGTCGCGTGCCGCGGCACTTGTCAAATCTAGGTACATTGAAATCGGTGGCGTGGTTGCCGAGGTCACCCCCGAAAAGTGTTCTGCCTGTTTGACCTGCGTGAGAAGTTGCCCGTATGAGGCACCGTTCATCGGAGAGGCTGGTAAGGCCGAAATTGAAATAGAGAAATGCCGGGGATGCGGGATTTGTGTTGGGATTTGTCCGAGCAAGGCAATCGAGATGTATTTCTATTCTGACCCTCAACTGACCACACAGGTGAGATCCGCCATCAGGGGGTTTTGA
- a CDS encoding methylenetetrahydrofolate reductase: MKAGSNLEKVLEAGHFAVTAEIGPPKSANPEVVRHHARMLKGYADAFNLTDNQTAIVRLSSLASAVICLQEGVEPVMQMTCRDKNRIALQSDLLGASALGIKNVLCLTGDHQTFGNEKGAKNVYDIDSIQELLIFRKMRDEKRICGGEELEEAPKVFLGAAENPFADPFEFRVIRLAKKVNAGADFIQTQAIYDMERFEKWMEGVRERGLDKRVHILAGVIPLKSVGAARYMKNKVSGMIVPDSIIDRMKRAKDPKAEGVKICIEQIEYLKTVKGVHGVHIMAIAWEEIVPEIVRQAGLYPRPTV, from the coding sequence ATGAAAGCAGGAAGTAATCTCGAAAAGGTTCTCGAAGCTGGACATTTTGCAGTGACAGCAGAGATAGGCCCTCCGAAATCTGCGAACCCAGAGGTCGTGAGACATCACGCGCGCATGCTCAAGGGCTACGCAGACGCGTTCAATCTGACAGACAACCAGACGGCGATCGTTCGTCTTTCGAGCCTCGCATCAGCTGTGATTTGTCTCCAGGAAGGTGTCGAACCGGTCATGCAGATGACATGCCGTGACAAGAATAGAATCGCGCTACAGTCTGATCTTCTCGGCGCCTCGGCGCTTGGGATCAAGAATGTACTGTGCCTGACTGGGGACCACCAGACATTCGGCAACGAGAAGGGGGCGAAAAACGTCTACGACATCGATTCGATACAAGAGCTCCTGATTTTCAGGAAGATGCGGGACGAAAAGAGAATCTGCGGGGGAGAGGAACTCGAGGAGGCACCAAAAGTCTTTCTCGGCGCTGCCGAGAACCCGTTTGCCGACCCATTTGAATTCCGAGTCATAAGGCTTGCCAAGAAAGTCAATGCCGGTGCTGACTTCATCCAGACCCAGGCTATCTACGACATGGAGCGGTTTGAGAAATGGATGGAAGGCGTCAGGGAGAGGGGTCTAGATAAGAGAGTACACATTCTCGCAGGCGTCATCCCGCTCAAATCAGTAGGTGCGGCAAGATACATGAAAAACAAGGTTTCAGGGATGATCGTTCCCGATAGCATTATCGACAGAATGAAAAGGGCGAAGGATCCAAAAGCTGAAGGTGTCAAGATTTGCATCGAACAAATCGAATACCTGAAAACGGTTAAGGGGGTTCACGGCGTACATATCATGGCGATCGCTTGGGAAGAGATCGTACCTGAAATCGTTAGGCAGGCTGGACTTTACCCGAGGCCTACGGTCTGA